A stretch of the Poseidonibacter antarcticus genome encodes the following:
- a CDS encoding TetR/AcrR family transcriptional regulator, which translates to MSKRKNNIIETSISLFNKKGYMNTSTRHIAQSMNISVGNLYYYFKNKEDILIEIFNHFIDEILYEVKKINFQEDTMFLFENLLINNYQIERKYAFLTIEINTIIMSNPNFRKIRQESLFLEIDLFKKLIKHQIKFGYFIKLAEEEINFLISNVWTIAVNSYTFWSLLDKNIEENLKNSIRNIYYFLKPYFTQKRLALKEPIKSQEELEFKLDDISALH; encoded by the coding sequence ATGTCAAAACGAAAAAATAATATTATTGAAACATCTATTAGTCTTTTTAATAAAAAAGGTTATATGAATACTTCTACACGACATATTGCTCAGAGTATGAATATTAGTGTAGGAAATCTTTACTATTATTTTAAAAATAAAGAAGATATTTTAATTGAGATTTTCAATCATTTTATTGATGAAATTCTTTATGAAGTAAAAAAGATAAATTTCCAAGAAGATACTATGTTTCTTTTTGAAAATCTTTTGATTAATAATTATCAAATAGAACGTAAGTATGCTTTTTTAACTATAGAGATTAATACAATTATTATGAGTAATCCAAACTTTAGAAAAATACGTCAAGAATCTCTTTTTTTAGAAATTGATTTATTTAAAAAGCTTATTAAACACCAAATCAAATTTGGTTATTTTATAAAGCTAGCTGAAGAAGAAATTAACTTTCTTATTTCAAATGTCTGGACTATTGCTGTTAATAGTTATACTTTTTGGTCTCTTTTAGACAAAAATATTGAAGAGAATTTAAAAAACTCAATACGCAATATTTATTACTTTTTAAAACCATATTTTACTCAAAAAAGATTGGCATTAAAAGAACCTATTAAAAGTCAAGAAGAGTTAGAGTTTAAACTTGATGATATATCTGCCCTACACTAA